A window from Primulina huaijiensis isolate GDHJ02 chromosome 13, ASM1229523v2, whole genome shotgun sequence encodes these proteins:
- the LOC140991793 gene encoding uncharacterized protein: MFSIPCTIGDIRLEKAMLDLCASINVMPDFVYNYLKLGPLTETGIVIQLADRSTVYPRVVIEDVLVKVENLVFPADFYVLDMKNDDLNSQILLGRQFFKTSKSVINVNRGTLTMEFDGEIAKFNIYDTMKYPLSEITINTLDITNHLSQENSEFVDKNDLEDIIERPVENSNTRFSLSDSQTSKIERKLPPD; this comes from the coding sequence ATGTTTTCTATCCCTTGTACTATTGGCGATATTAGACTTGAAAAGGCGATGTTGGATTTGTGTGCTTCTATCAATGTCATGCCtgattttgtttataattatttgaaacttGGACCTCTGACTGAAACCGGTATTGTGATTCAGTTGGCTGATAGGTCCACTGTTTATCCTAGAGTTGTAATTGAAGATGTTCTTGTGAAAGTTGAAAATTTGGTTTTTCCTGCTGACTTTTATGTGCTTGACATGAAAAATGATGATTTGAATAGTCAAATTTTGCTAGGAagacaattttttaaaacttcaaaGTCTGTCATAAATGTTAATAGAGGTACACTTACTATGGAATTTGATGGTGAGATTGCTAAGTTTAATATTTATGATACCATGAAATATCCTCTTAGTGAAATCACTATTAATACTCTTGATATCACTAATCacttgtcacaagaaaattcgGAATTTGTGGATAAGAATGATTTAGAAGATATTATTGAAAGACCTGTTGAAAATTCTAACACTAGATTTTCTCTCTCTGATTCGCAGACATCTAAAATTGAGCGAAAACTCCCTCCAGATTGA